A part of Bombus huntii isolate Logan2020A chromosome 16, iyBomHunt1.1, whole genome shotgun sequence genomic DNA contains:
- the LOC126874855 gene encoding cuticle protein 18.7-like isoform X2 has product MRTIIIFATICTLAIAEPGYVAPVIPYSYLRVPLAYDGHVLDTPEVAQAKAAHLATQAYEAARNTLSYAHVPALLRIYAPAPGAPIGADGRVVDTPEVAQAKAAHLTAHALEAAKNLGLYPYGALAYASTPYAYGFGYGAPLGPDGRVVDTPEVVRAKVAHFAAHADAAAKTVENL; this is encoded by the exons ATGAGAACGATA ATCATCTTCGCTACAATCTGCACCCTGGCCATCGCAGAGCCCGGATACGTGGCTCCAGTGATACCTTACAGCTACCTCAGAGTGCCATTAGCCTACGACGGCCACGTTTTGGACACGCCGGAAGTGGCACAGGCGAAAGCAGCGCACCTCGCGACTCAGGCGTACGAGGCGGCCAGGAACACACTCAGCTATGCTCACGTGCCGGCTCTCTTACGTATTTATGCACCTGCACCTGGTGCGCCCATAGGCGCCGATGGTCGTGTCGTCGATACACCTGAGGTCGCGCAGGCGAAAGCTGCTCACTTGACTGCTCACGCGTTG GAGGCTGCGAAGAATCTAGGACTCTATCCATACGGTGCCCTGGCTTACGCCTCAACACCTTATGCTTATGGATTTGGATATGGTGCTCCCCTTGGTCCTGATGGTAGAGTAGTGGACACTCCGGAAGTTGTTCGAGCGAAGGTAGCTCATTTTGCAGCACACGCTGATGCGGCCGCAAAAACTGTTGAAAATCTCTGA
- the LOC126874844 gene encoding MYG1 exonuclease isoform X1 produces the protein MIKYISGIIPRLFTKLSVPPGNITYTRTTSQKFVTMAKNVKIGTHDGTFHCDETLACFMLKTLPRYKDAVIVRSRDMNILNTCDIVIDVGGEYNPSKHRYDHHMRDFNESISTVIKKPGYDSTIKLSSAGLIYCHFGHEIIKHLIPQANDSDVELIFKYIYDTFVKEVDGIDNGIPMFDEKPVYYISTDLSSRVKFLNPAWNSKDINVDSQFLKAVELTGQELVQRINYAANVWLPARFIVQEAIDKRFEVDPSGEIVELLQFVPWSQHLHTIEREQNVQPPLKFVIFRSSDNYRVQGIPIRPNSFVCRLFLPKPWGGLHNEELASVSGIKDVVFVHSKRFIGGHLTREGAITMARKALELSDNKFN, from the exons ATGATTAAGTATATCTCTGGAATAATTCCGCGACTCTTTACGAAGCTATCCGTTCCACCAGGTAATATAACCTATACGCGAACGACATCGCAGAAATTCGTGACAATGGCTAAAAACGTGAAAATCGGAACACACGATGGCACTTTTCATTGTGACGAAACTCTTGCTTGCTTCATGTTGAAGACGCTGCCCAGATATAAAGATGCAGTTATAGTGAG ATCACGcgatatgaatattttaaatacatgtGATATTGTGATCGATGTTGGTGGAGAGTATAATCCTTCCAAGCATCGTTACGATCATCATATGAG AGATTTCAACGAGTCAATAAGCACAGTAATAAAGAAGCCAGGTTACGATTCGACGATAAAACTGAGTAGCGCTGGTTTGATTTATTGCCATTTTGGCCATGAGATTATCAAGCATTTGATTCCACAAGCAAATGATAGCGACGTAgaattgatttttaaatatatttatgatacATTCGTTAAGGAAGTTGATGGTATAGATAATGGAATTCCCATGTTCGACGAGAAACCTGT ATATTATATCAGTACAGACTTATCATCCCGTGTGAAATTCTTAAATCCTGCATGGAATAGCAAGGATATTAATGTTGATAGTCAATTTTTGAAGGCAGTTGAATTAACCGGTCAGGAATTAGTGCAACGTATTAATTATGCTGCAAATGTTTGGTTGCCTGCTAGGTTCATTGTGCAAGAAGCTATTGACAAACGCTTTGAG GTTGACCCTAGTGGCGAAATTGTAGAATTATTACAATTTGTACCATGGTCTCAGCATCTTCATACGATAGAAAGAGAACAAAATGTACAGCCACcgttaaaatttgtaatttttagaAGTAGTGATAACTATAGGGTTCAAGGCATACCTATAAGACCTAACAGTTTTGTGTGCAG GCTGTTTTTGCCAAAACCTTGGGGAGGTTTGCACAATGAGGAGCTTGCAAGCGTCTCTGGAATCAAAGATGTTGTTTTTGTTCATTCAAAACGATTCATCGGTGGCCATCTAACCAGAGAAGGAGCGATAACGATGGCACGCAAAGCTCTTGAGCTATCtgataataaattcaattag
- the LOC126874844 gene encoding MYG1 exonuclease isoform X2: MAKNVKIGTHDGTFHCDETLACFMLKTLPRYKDAVIVRSRDMNILNTCDIVIDVGGEYNPSKHRYDHHMRDFNESISTVIKKPGYDSTIKLSSAGLIYCHFGHEIIKHLIPQANDSDVELIFKYIYDTFVKEVDGIDNGIPMFDEKPVYYISTDLSSRVKFLNPAWNSKDINVDSQFLKAVELTGQELVQRINYAANVWLPARFIVQEAIDKRFEVDPSGEIVELLQFVPWSQHLHTIEREQNVQPPLKFVIFRSSDNYRVQGIPIRPNSFVCRLFLPKPWGGLHNEELASVSGIKDVVFVHSKRFIGGHLTREGAITMARKALELSDNKFN; the protein is encoded by the exons ATGGCTAAAAACGTGAAAATCGGAACACACGATGGCACTTTTCATTGTGACGAAACTCTTGCTTGCTTCATGTTGAAGACGCTGCCCAGATATAAAGATGCAGTTATAGTGAG ATCACGcgatatgaatattttaaatacatgtGATATTGTGATCGATGTTGGTGGAGAGTATAATCCTTCCAAGCATCGTTACGATCATCATATGAG AGATTTCAACGAGTCAATAAGCACAGTAATAAAGAAGCCAGGTTACGATTCGACGATAAAACTGAGTAGCGCTGGTTTGATTTATTGCCATTTTGGCCATGAGATTATCAAGCATTTGATTCCACAAGCAAATGATAGCGACGTAgaattgatttttaaatatatttatgatacATTCGTTAAGGAAGTTGATGGTATAGATAATGGAATTCCCATGTTCGACGAGAAACCTGT ATATTATATCAGTACAGACTTATCATCCCGTGTGAAATTCTTAAATCCTGCATGGAATAGCAAGGATATTAATGTTGATAGTCAATTTTTGAAGGCAGTTGAATTAACCGGTCAGGAATTAGTGCAACGTATTAATTATGCTGCAAATGTTTGGTTGCCTGCTAGGTTCATTGTGCAAGAAGCTATTGACAAACGCTTTGAG GTTGACCCTAGTGGCGAAATTGTAGAATTATTACAATTTGTACCATGGTCTCAGCATCTTCATACGATAGAAAGAGAACAAAATGTACAGCCACcgttaaaatttgtaatttttagaAGTAGTGATAACTATAGGGTTCAAGGCATACCTATAAGACCTAACAGTTTTGTGTGCAG GCTGTTTTTGCCAAAACCTTGGGGAGGTTTGCACAATGAGGAGCTTGCAAGCGTCTCTGGAATCAAAGATGTTGTTTTTGTTCATTCAAAACGATTCATCGGTGGCCATCTAACCAGAGAAGGAGCGATAACGATGGCACGCAAAGCTCTTGAGCTATCtgataataaattcaattag
- the LOC126874855 gene encoding cuticle protein 18.7-like isoform X1: MSKYFFKLQIIFATICTLAIAEPGYVAPVIPYSYLRVPLAYDGHVLDTPEVAQAKAAHLATQAYEAARNTLSYAHVPALLRIYAPAPGAPIGADGRVVDTPEVAQAKAAHLTAHALEAAKNLGLYPYGALAYASTPYAYGFGYGAPLGPDGRVVDTPEVVRAKVAHFAAHADAAAKTVENL; encoded by the exons ATGTCAAAGTACTTTTTCAAATTGCAGATCATCTTCGCTACAATCTGCACCCTGGCCATCGCAGAGCCCGGATACGTGGCTCCAGTGATACCTTACAGCTACCTCAGAGTGCCATTAGCCTACGACGGCCACGTTTTGGACACGCCGGAAGTGGCACAGGCGAAAGCAGCGCACCTCGCGACTCAGGCGTACGAGGCGGCCAGGAACACACTCAGCTATGCTCACGTGCCGGCTCTCTTACGTATTTATGCACCTGCACCTGGTGCGCCCATAGGCGCCGATGGTCGTGTCGTCGATACACCTGAGGTCGCGCAGGCGAAAGCTGCTCACTTGACTGCTCACGCGTTG GAGGCTGCGAAGAATCTAGGACTCTATCCATACGGTGCCCTGGCTTACGCCTCAACACCTTATGCTTATGGATTTGGATATGGTGCTCCCCTTGGTCCTGATGGTAGAGTAGTGGACACTCCGGAAGTTGTTCGAGCGAAGGTAGCTCATTTTGCAGCACACGCTGATGCGGCCGCAAAAACTGTTGAAAATCTCTGA